From Litorilinea aerophila:
TGCTGTGTTTTGGCATCTTAACTCCTCGTGGTGATAGCGGGAACAAGTCCCTTCCACAGATTCAGATAGGATTCACTGGGTTCGGCCGGGAGCCTGCAAGATGGGCGAAGTCCCCGGCGGGTCTGGTGGCGTCCCTCAGTCCTGAATGGTGACACCCATGCTGCGGGCCGTCCCCTCGATCATGCGCATGGCGCTCTCGAGGCTGACCCCCGGCAGGTCCTTTAACTTCACCTCGGCAATTTCCCGAACCTGCTGGCGGGTCAACTTACCCACCTTGGTTTTGTTGGGTTCGGGGCTCCCCTTATCCAACCCGGCCGCCTTTTTGATCAGGTCGGTGGCCGGCGGCGTCTTGGTGATAAAGGTGAAAGAGCCGTCGGTGTAGATGGAGATCTCAACCGGAATGACCTGCCCGATCATCTGTTGGGTGCGGGCGTTGTATTCCTTGCAGAAGCCCATGATGTTGACGCCATGGGGACCCAGGGCCGTACCCACGGGCGGGGCCGGGTTAGCCTTGCCGGCCGGAAGTTGCAGCTTAACAACCGCTTTCAGTTTCTTTGCCATGTTTCCGTCACTCCTTCTGGTTCTGGTGCTCGCTGGGGCCGCAGCTGGCGACTGCGGTTCAGCTCCCAGAATGCCAGCCTTGAATTAGATAAACCAGTAGCTTGCAGAAAAACCTACCGTCTACTGACTACCGTCTACCATCTACATTAAACATTAGACAGTAGTCAGTAGACGGTAGATGGTCGGCACATCCTCCGCTTAGACATCCCGCTCCAACTGCAAGAAGTCCACTTCCACGGGCGTCTCCCGGTTGAAAAAGCTCACCAGGACCTTGGCCTTGCCCTTGTCAGGGTAGATTTCGTCCACCACGCCGCTGAATTCCGCGAACGGGCCACTCATGATGCGCACGTGTTCCCCAGGCTGGAAGCTCACCTTGATACGCGGCTCGTCGGACTCGATGCGCTTCATGATCTTGTCCACCTCTTCCTGGCGCAAGGGAGTCGGCTTGTTGCCCATGCCCACAAAACCGGTCACGCCAGGGGTGTTGCGCACCACATACCAGGAGTCCTCGTCCATGATCATCTTGACCAAAATATAGCCGGGGAAAACACGCCGCTCCACCTCCTTGCGGGTTCCCTTCCGGATTTCGATTTCGGTCTCGGTGGGTACGACAACCTGCAAAATGCGGTCGGTCATCCCCATGGACTCCGCCCGGTGTTCAATATTCTTTTTGACCTTATTTTCCATCCCCGAGTAGCAGTGAATGACAAACCACTCGGGTTGGGGGCCCTCTGCCTCGGCTTCAGCGTCCAACTGGGCGGCTATCTCGGCGTCCAGGGCTGCCAATTCCGCATCAATATCAATTTCAGATGAAGGCCGCTCTTGTTTTTGTTCACTCTCCACGGCTCTCTCCTCTCTGCCAGCACCACTCCGCCGCTGGCTCGTCCATCGGCGCCAGGCTGCCCAGCCCCATGTTAATGTCGCGACGTCACAGGTCGCCTGGGCACACCTTCCTGTTCAGCTCTCACGATAGATAGCAGGATGGGTCGATGATTGCCTTTTACAATACCACAATTTTGTCCAAAGATGAACTCAC
This genomic window contains:
- the rplK gene encoding 50S ribosomal protein L11; the encoded protein is MAKKLKAVVKLQLPAGKANPAPPVGTALGPHGVNIMGFCKEYNARTQQMIGQVIPVEISIYTDGSFTFITKTPPATDLIKKAAGLDKGSPEPNKTKVGKLTRQQVREIAEVKLKDLPGVSLESAMRMIEGTARSMGVTIQD
- the nusG gene encoding transcription termination/antitermination protein NusG, encoding MESEQKQERPSSEIDIDAELAALDAEIAAQLDAEAEAEGPQPEWFVIHCYSGMENKVKKNIEHRAESMGMTDRILQVVVPTETEIEIRKGTRKEVERRVFPGYILVKMIMDEDSWYVVRNTPGVTGFVGMGNKPTPLRQEEVDKIMKRIESDEPRIKVSFQPGEHVRIMSGPFAEFSGVVDEIYPDKGKAKVLVSFFNRETPVEVDFLQLERDV